From the Deinococcus gobiensis I-0 genome, the window CGAAGTCGTAGAGCAGCGTGCCCGAGGCGTCCGAGGGGTCGCCCGCCGCCTCGCCAGTCAGGTGCAGGCGCAGCCAGTCCTTGGGTTGCAGCGCGCGGCGCGCGGCCGCGTAGCGCTCCGGCTCGTGGTTACGCAGCCACAGCAGCGTCGGCCCGGCAAAGCCCGCGACCGGGGGATTGCGTCGCCGCTCGGGGTCCACGGCGCGGAAGGGGTCCAGGTGGGCGGCCGAGCGGGTGTCCGACCACAGCACCGCGCGCCCCAGGGCCTGCTCCTCCGTGTCTACCAGAACCACGCCATGCATCTGCCCGCTCAGGCCGATCGCCCGCACGCGCGCCGGGTCCACCCCGGCCAGCACCTCGCGGCTCGCGGCCACCACGCCCGTCCACCAGTCGCGCGGGTCGCTCTCGGACCAGCCGGGCCGGGGGGCCAGCACCGGGTAGGACCGGGACGCCTGCGCCGCGAGGCCGCCGTCCGGGCCGACCAGCCCGGCCTTGACGCTGCCGGTGCCCAGGTCGAGCGCCAGCACGAGGGGAGCGGCCGGACCCCCCGCGCCGGCCGCCCCCCCGAATCCCCGCCTAGTGCGCGAGGACATCCGCGCTGAGTTCTTCGGGCTTGATGGCCCCGGTCATCACCGACACCGTGTCGGCCATGCTGATGCGCCGGGGGTCGAGTAGCGCGGCCCGGCGGCCCATGCGGTGCACGTGCACGCGGTCGGCGATCTCGAAGACGTGCGGCATGTTGTGCGAGATCAGGATGACCGGCAGCCCCTTGTCGCGCACCTTGCGGATGAGGTCGAGGACCATGTTGCTCTCGCGCACGCCCAGCGCCGCCGTCGGCTCGTCCATGATGACCACGTGCCGCGCGAAGGCCGCGCTGCGCGCCACCGCGACCCCCTGGCGCTGCCCGCCCGAGAGCGTCTCGACCGGCTGGCTCATGCTCTTGATGGCGAATTGCAGGTCCTGCATGTAGCGCACGGCCTCTTCGAGCATCCGTTTCTTGTCCAGGATGCGGAAGGTGCGCGCCAGCGGCCCCGGCTTGAGGATCTCGCGGCCCAGGAACAGGTTCTCGGCAATGGTCATGGCCGGGGCGACGGCGAGGTCCTGATAGACCGTCTCGATGCCGTGCCGGCGCGCCTCGATGGGGCTGCGGATCGAGATGGGCTGCCCGTCGAGGAAGATCTGGCCCTCGTCGGGCACGACCGCGCCCGAGAGCGCCTTGATGAGGCTGCTCTTGCCCGCGCCGTTGTCGCCGATCACGGCCATGATCTCGCCGGGCCGCAGCTCGAAGTCGGCGCCGTTGATGGCCGTCACGTGCCCGTAGCGCTTGACCAGACCGCGCGCCTCCATGACCAGGGGGCGGGCCGGGCCGGTCGGCGCGGGCGTCAGGTGGGGGGCTGCGGTCATGCCTTCCTCCGCGAGAGCTGGTCGGTGGCGACCGCGAGAATGATCAGGATGCCGGTCACGAGCACCTGATAGACGCTGTTCACGCCCGCCAGGGTCAGGCCCACGCGGAACACGCCCACGATCATCGCGCCCAGCAGGGTGCCCAGCACGTTGCCGCGCCCGCCG encodes:
- a CDS encoding ATP-binding cassette domain-containing protein, whose protein sequence is MTAAPHLTPAPTGPARPLVMEARGLVKRYGHVTAINGADFELRPGEIMAVIGDNGAGKSSLIKALSGAVVPDEGQIFLDGQPISIRSPIEARRHGIETVYQDLAVAPAMTIAENLFLGREILKPGPLARTFRILDKKRMLEEAVRYMQDLQFAIKSMSQPVETLSGGQRQGVAVARSAAFARHVVIMDEPTAALGVRESNMVLDLIRKVRDKGLPVILISHNMPHVFEIADRVHVHRMGRRAALLDPRRISMADTVSVMTGAIKPEELSADVLAH